One Amycolatopsis thermophila DNA segment encodes these proteins:
- a CDS encoding sensor histidine kinase, which translates to MRPHFGLRARIAAAVVLVTLAATAAMALAAYQLQANDTTSRFHSASRADFASDLAQTRFVAQELSPDHVVGYMTRESAVAWSVFDYSGDSLVVHGTAPPVELPGWLLTAARRNADPMSLQPADTPYLVLAGSPVDDLVLVEYYTLDSLRADLSKLRRNLAGMALLVAVLGVAGALVAAKRIQRPVRAVANAALRLGDGDLGTRLAVRGRDELADLAGSFNAMAERVGTSIAELRAKEEQQRRFVADVAHDLRTPVATMVAAADGVDSPNPEARARAGQLLAVQSRRLATLVEDLLEISRFDAGVADFRAEPVDLADLWAEAIELAGGTGITLKTTGEVVVQGDPRRLHTIARNLLTNAQTHGAPPVTVTVGGGGRDEVTVEVADSGPGVPGDLGPLVFDRFVRGDRARTATAGSGLGLAIAQENARAHGGRIEVSTRDGAVFTLRLPREVSEPRARSARA; encoded by the coding sequence ATGAGGCCGCACTTCGGGTTGCGCGCGCGGATCGCGGCGGCGGTGGTGCTGGTGACGCTCGCCGCGACGGCCGCGATGGCCCTGGCCGCCTACCAGCTCCAGGCGAACGACACGACGAGCCGGTTCCACTCCGCCTCCCGCGCGGACTTCGCCTCCGACCTCGCCCAGACCCGGTTCGTCGCGCAGGAACTCTCCCCGGACCACGTCGTCGGCTACATGACGCGGGAGAGCGCGGTGGCCTGGAGCGTGTTCGACTACAGCGGCGACAGCCTCGTCGTGCACGGCACGGCCCCGCCGGTCGAGCTGCCGGGCTGGCTGCTCACCGCGGCCCGGCGCAACGCGGACCCGATGAGCCTGCAACCGGCCGACACGCCCTACCTGGTCCTGGCCGGGTCGCCGGTGGACGACCTCGTGCTGGTCGAGTACTACACGCTGGACTCGTTGCGGGCGGACCTGTCCAAGCTCCGCCGCAACCTGGCCGGGATGGCGTTGCTGGTCGCGGTGCTCGGGGTCGCCGGCGCGCTGGTCGCGGCGAAACGGATCCAGCGCCCGGTGCGCGCGGTCGCCAACGCCGCGCTCCGCCTGGGCGACGGCGACCTCGGCACCCGCCTGGCCGTGCGCGGCCGCGACGAGCTCGCCGACCTGGCCGGCTCGTTCAACGCGATGGCCGAGCGCGTCGGGACCTCGATCGCCGAGCTGCGCGCGAAGGAGGAGCAGCAGCGCCGGTTCGTCGCCGACGTCGCGCACGACCTGCGCACCCCGGTGGCCACGATGGTCGCCGCGGCCGACGGCGTGGACAGCCCGAACCCCGAGGCCCGCGCCCGCGCCGGTCAGCTCCTGGCGGTGCAGTCCCGGCGCCTGGCGACCCTGGTCGAGGACCTGCTGGAGATCTCCCGGTTCGACGCCGGCGTCGCCGACTTCCGCGCCGAACCGGTCGACCTCGCCGACCTGTGGGCCGAGGCGATCGAGCTGGCCGGCGGGACGGGCATCACGCTGAAGACCACCGGTGAGGTCGTGGTGCAGGGCGATCCGCGGCGGCTGCACACGATCGCCCGCAACCTGCTGACCAACGCGCAGACGCACGGCGCACCACCGGTCACGGTCACCGTCGGCGGGGGCGGCCGTGACGAGGTCACCGTGGAGGTCGCCGACTCCGGCCCCGGCGTGCCCGGCGACCTGGGGCCGCTGGTGTTCGACCGGTTCGTCCGCGGCGACCGGGCCCGCACCGCGACCGCGGGCAGCGGCCTCGGCCTCGCGATCGCCCAGGAGAACGCCCGCGCCCACGGCGGGCGGATCGAGGTGTCCACTCGCGACGGTGCGGTGTTCACGCTGCGGTTGCCGCGCGAGGTCAGTGAACCCCGAGCGCGGTCTGCCCGGGCGTGA